A single window of Lynx canadensis isolate LIC74 chromosome C2, mLynCan4.pri.v2, whole genome shotgun sequence DNA harbors:
- the FAM207A gene encoding protein FAM207A isoform X2, with product MNTDVFAGTKIDPSALVQKLDPDTRSVASIRRGADARAILPKKEKLKLRRERWLQKIEAIKLAEQKRKAERRRRATVVVGDLQPLKDALPELLELEAGGRRPRSAGVRVSRRPRPAELSRMSAAQRLQLLEEERARFQELLASPSYRASPLLAIGQQLAQQMQLHGGGQL from the exons ATGAACACTGATGTTTTTGCCGGGACCAAGATAGACCCCAGTGCCTTGGTGCAGAAGCTGGACCCAGACACGAGGAGCGTTGCTTCCATCAGGAGAG GTGCGGACGCCCGGGCCATTTTGCCCAAGAAGGAGAAGCTGAAGCTGAGGCGTGAGAGGTGGCTGCAGA AGATCGAAGCCATAAAGCTGGCCGAGCAGAAGCGCAAGGCAGAGCGGAGACGGAGGGCCACGGTGGTGGTGGGGGACCTGCAGCCCCTGAAGGACGCCCTCCCTGAGCTGTTGGAGCTGGAGGCCGGTGGCCGGCGGCCGCGTTCTGCAGG GGTGAGGGTGAGCAGGAGGCCCCGGCCCGCCGAGTTGAGCCGCATGAGTGCTGCGCAGAGGCTCCAGCTCCT CGAGGAAGAAAGGGCCCGGTTTCAGGAGCTGCTGGCCAGTCCGTCCTACAGGGCCAGTCCCCTGCTGGCCATCGGGCAGCAGCTGGCCCAGCAGATGCAGCTGCACGGCGGCGGCCAGCTCTGA